Proteins encoded by one window of Fibrobacter sp. UWR2:
- a CDS encoding sugar phosphate nucleotidyltransferase, with protein sequence MKVVLPVAGNGLRLRPYTEDRPKCLLPLAGKTILDWIVEDAAVLKPTETVFITGYKAEKVDEYLKTKPEWGAVRTVLQSNPQGLGEAISLSLPYVNDDEPLLIILGDTLFEADLSILNNAQENILYTYKVEDPKRFGVAVMGENGYISRLVEKPQEFVSDEAIVGIYYIKDVKALKAALKQLMDNDIRTKGEFQLTDALEMMIEQGCKFKTAPVSRWLDCGLVETLLETNAHVLKRNDNSKDFNVPGVEIIPPCFIGKNAKIHASKIGPFVSIGDDCEISGVEIRDSIVWNGVKIANGKVSNTVVHK encoded by the coding sequence ATGAAAGTTGTTTTGCCAGTAGCAGGAAATGGTTTACGCCTTCGTCCTTACACGGAGGATCGTCCCAAGTGCCTTTTGCCCTTGGCCGGCAAGACAATTCTTGACTGGATCGTCGAAGACGCCGCCGTCCTCAAGCCCACGGAAACTGTTTTCATTACCGGCTACAAGGCCGAAAAAGTCGATGAGTACCTGAAGACCAAGCCCGAATGGGGGGCAGTGCGCACGGTGCTGCAGTCCAACCCACAGGGCCTTGGCGAAGCCATCAGCCTCTCGCTCCCTTACGTGAACGACGACGAGCCGCTCCTGATTATCCTCGGCGACACCCTTTTCGAAGCCGACCTCTCCATTCTGAACAACGCCCAGGAAAACATCCTATACACGTACAAGGTCGAAGACCCTAAGCGTTTTGGCGTGGCCGTAATGGGTGAAAACGGCTACATCAGCCGCCTTGTCGAGAAGCCGCAGGAATTCGTCTCGGACGAGGCCATTGTCGGCATCTACTATATCAAGGACGTGAAGGCCCTGAAAGCGGCCCTCAAGCAGCTCATGGATAACGACATCCGCACGAAGGGTGAATTCCAGCTGACCGACGCCCTCGAGATGATGATTGAACAGGGCTGCAAGTTTAAGACCGCACCCGTTTCGCGCTGGCTCGACTGTGGCCTTGTGGAAACCCTCCTCGAAACGAACGCCCACGTGCTCAAGCGCAACGACAACTCCAAGGACTTTAATGTCCCGGGCGTTGAAATCATTCCGCCTTGCTTTATCGGCAAGAACGCCAAGATCCACGCAAGCAAGATTGGCCCGTTCGTTTCCATCGGTGACGACTGCGAAATATCCGGCGTAGAAATCCGCGAT